The proteins below are encoded in one region of Phaseolus vulgaris cultivar G19833 chromosome 1, P. vulgaris v2.0, whole genome shotgun sequence:
- the LOC137816172 gene encoding probable pectinesterase 8: protein MGPQSNLLSLLVALAAVFAYLYLINPIPQFLINPISQDLINALSPSSAYLAKPLTGNFHRHHKKHPSGGNTDSICDDFPSGIPPPNTNTTSYLCVDRRGCCNFTTVQAAVNAVPDFSVKRTIIWINIGMYYEKVMVPKTKPNITFQGQGYTSTAIAWNDTALSANGTFYSGSVQVFASNFIAKNISFMNLAPMPSPGAVGAQAVAIRVSGDQSEFRGCGFFGAQDTLHDDKGRHYFKDCYIQGSIDFIFGNARSLYENCQIVSIANPVPVGQRSINGAVTAHGRVSGDENTGFAFVNCTIGGNGRIWLGRAWRPYSRVVFASTLMSDIIAPEGWNDFNDPSRDQTIFYGEYNCSGSGANTNLRASYVQKLNETEASAFFNTTFIDGDQWLETSK, encoded by the exons ATGGGTCCCCAAAGCAACCTCCTATCTCTTTTGGTTGCTCTGGCCGCAGTTTTTGCATATTTGTATCTCATAAATCCAATTCCACAGTTTCTCATTAATCCAATTTCACAGGATCTCATAAATGCCTTGTCACCTTCATCTGCATACTTGGCAAAACCTTTAACAGGGAACTTCCACCGACATCACAAGAAACACCCTAGTGGTGGGAATACTGATTCTATTTGTGATGATTTTCCATCAGGAATTCCACCTCCAAATACCAATACAACTTCGTATCTTTGTGTTGATCGAAGAGGGTGTTGTAATTTCACAACAGTACAAGCAGCCGTGAATGCAGTTCCAGATTTTAGTGTCAAAAGAACCATAATATGGATAAACATTGGCATGTACTA TGAGAAGGTTATGGTGCCCAAAACAAAACCCAACATTACATTTCAAGGACAAGGCTATACTTCAACTGCAATTGCATGGAATGACACCGCATTATCCGCGAATGGAACATTTTATAGTGGCTCTGTTCAAGTTTTCGCCTCCAATTTCATTGCTAAGAACATaagcttcatg AATTTAGCACCAATGCCAAGTCCTGGGGCTGTTGGGGCACAAGCTGTAGCTATTAGAGTATCTGGAGATCAATCTGAATTTAGGGGTTGTGGATTCTTTGGAGCACAAGACACCCTTCACGATGATAAGGGTCGCCATTACTTCAAAGATTGCTACATTCAAGGCTCCATTGACTTCATATTCGGCAATGCAAGGTCCCTCTACGAG AATTGTCAAATAGTTTCTATAGCGAACCCCGTACCAGTGGGACAAAGGAGCATAAATGGTGCTGTTACAGCTCATGGTAGAGTTTCAGGTGATGAAAATACAGGGTTTGCATTTGTGAACTGTACAATTGGAGGAAACGGTAGAATATGGTTGGGTCGAGCATGGAGACCTTATTCTCGTGTTGTCTTTGCCTCCACATTAATGTCAGATATTATTGCTCCTGAAGGTTGGAATGATTTCAACGACCCTTCTAGAGACCA gACTATCTTCTATGGAGAATATAATTGCTCGGGCTCAGGGGCTAACACGAACTTGAGGGCTTCTTATGTACAGAAATTAAATGAAACAGAAGCTTCTGCTTTCTTCAACACTACTTTTATAGATGGCGACCAATGGTTGGAAACTTCTAAATAA
- the LOC137814121 gene encoding rhodanese-like domain-containing protein 9, chloroplastic yields the protein MAGTGFYASCLSSSSNLGTCWLVLKTHNARALPGKLPGTGMRRLTIKAEVNFVNADKAKELVEVDGYAVLDVRDKNQFERAHIKSCSHVPLFVENKDNDPGTIIKRQLHNNFSGLFYGLPFTKPNPEFIQSVKSQFPPESKLLVVCQEGLRSAAAANKLEEAGFENIACITSGLQTVKPGTFDSVGSSKLEDAGKAGLVTIQGKISTVLGTILVCAYLFVTFFPDQAEKLFQLAPTG from the exons ATGGCAGGAACTGGTTTCTACGCTTCCTGTCTTTCCTCTTCCAG CAACTTAGGGACATGTTGGTTGGTATTAAAAACTCACAATGCAAGGGCCCTGCCAGGGAAACTACCTGGAACTGGAATGAGAAGATTGACAATAAAAGCAGAAGTGAATTTTGTGAACGCTGACAAGGCGAAGGAACTTGTAGAAGTGGATGGATATGCTGTTCTTGATGTGAGggacaaaaatcaatttgagcGAGCTCACATAAAATCTTGTAGTCATGTGCCTCTTTTTGTTGAAAACAAAGACAATGATCCCG GTACTATTATAAAAAGGCAGCTGCACAATAATTTTTCTGGGTTGTTCTATGGGTTACCATTCACTAAGCCAAATCCTGAGTTTATACAATCTGTTAAGAGCCAGTTTCCACCTGAAAGTAAACTCTTGGTTGTATGCCAGGAAGGACTGAG GTCTGCAGCAGCTGCAAATAAGTTAGAGGAAGCTGGTTTTGAAAATATAGCATGCATAACATCTGGTCTTCAAACTGTAAAACCAG GGACATTTGATTCTGTTGGGTCCTCAAAGTTGGAGGATGCAGGCAAAGCTGGTTTGGTGACAATCCAAGGAAAAATATCAACTGTGTTGGGAACTATTCTTGTTT GTGCATATTTATTCGTTACATTCTTCCCTGATCAAGCAGAGAAGCTATTTCAATTGGCCCCTACAGGATAA
- the LOC137814122 gene encoding outer envelope pore protein 16-3, chloroplastic/mitochondrial translates to MVDAAERRYLEDEDTPLMKTIKGATTGLVAGTIWGTVVASWYDVPRVERSVALPGLIRTFKMMGNYGFTFAAIGGVYIGVEQLVQHYRMKRDLVNGAVGGFVAGATILGYKGRSIKSALSAGSALAFTSAYIDFGGQTLKHDEGKEYAAYTTKKRTSTEE, encoded by the exons ATGGTGGACGCAGCAGAACGTAGGTACTTAGAGGATGAGGATACACCACTCATGAAAACTATTAAGGGTGCAACAACTGGTTTAGTTGCTGGCACTATCTGGGGTACTGTGGTCGCCTCCTGGTATGATGTCCCTCGGGTTGAGAGAAGTGTTGCCCTTCCAGGTCTGATTAGGACTTTCAAGATGATGGGAAACTACGGTTTTACCTTTGCTGCCATTGGAGGAGTCTACATAGGTGTAGAGCAGTTGGTGCAGCACTATAGGATGAAGAGGGATCTAGTCAATGGAGCTGTTGGTGGATTTGTTGCTGGTGCAACTATTCTGGGTTACAAAG GAAGGAGCATCAAAAGTGCACTTTCTGCTGGATCAGCGTTGGCATTCACATCTGCATATATTGATTTCGGTGGTCAGACATTAAAACATGACGAGGGGAAGGAGTATGCCGCTTACACAACAAAGAAAAGAACCAGTACTGaagaataa
- the LOC137814123 gene encoding protein STRUBBELIG-RECEPTOR FAMILY 2-like: MIRHFLYVHLNLFVFSILISLSLAFTHQHEVSALQDLYRTFNYPPMLKGWNGSDPCEESWTGVACSGPSVIQLKLQGLNLTGYIGSLLYNLPNLKQLDVSSNNIKGEIPFGLPPNVSYMNLSHNLLHGPIGDVFTDLDNLKEMDLSYNNFSGDLPYSFGSLRNLARLFLQNNRFTGSVAYLAELPLTDLNIQDNLFSGILPQHFQSIRNLWIGENKFHVADNSPPWTFPLDTVSVVQNTSSPPTTQANAIENYSPPTVSEAPPRVNEVHPRVNETPPRVSDVLPQVHEAPLRVIKHKKNHVGPGGIAFMIGGGTLMATGVALFVAIRLNKLRLQSPNLKSSENNHGSFHSYPTSATIGVSSTALQESPHIPPFNSASFLGPVRLLSMNHNNTEEPFKKSFSTRGRSTGITKIYTVAELELATNCFSEANILGEGSLGPVYRANFPDDKILAVKKINFSFKEEEKLLDVICTVSRLKHPNIVALNGYCLDNGKGLFVYDYVGNVTLNDALHNEACKPLSWVHRLRIALGVAQALHYLHSEFCPPVAHGNLKAANVLLDENLMPHVCNCSLVTLRALNINQVEFPANEIYIEEMGYVSPDHGQPGTSSRKRDVFAFGVLLLELLTGKKAFDRARLGEEQYLVKLAPPMLPYRASLEQLVDPRMKRTFSSKALSRYADIISLCIQPVRQQRPAMTEVMESLKSLYENETSDVADGTELDPF; this comes from the exons ATGATTCGCCACTTTCTCTATGTGCATCTTAATCTCtttgtattttcaattttgatttCTCTGAGCTTGGCGTTCACGCATCAACACGAAG TGTCAGCTCTCCAGGATCTATACAGGACCTTTAACTACCCACCGATGCTCAAAGGATGGAATGGTAGCGATCCTTGTGAAGAGTCTTGGACAGGAGTTGCTTGTTCTGGGCCATCAGTTATACAGCT AAAACTTCAAGGATTAAACCTCACTGGGTATATTGGAAGCCTGCTATATAATCTACCTAACTTGAAGCAACT tgATGTCAGTTCAAATAACATAAAGGGCGAGATACCATTCGGTTTGCCCCCCAATGTCTCCTATAT GAATTTAAGCCACAATTTACTACATGGACCAATTGGTGATGTATTTACTGATTTAGATAATCTCAAAGAAAT GGACCTTTCATACAATAATTTCTCAGGAGACCTACCGTATTCATTTGGTTCCTTAAGAAACCTTGCCAGATT GTTCCTGCAGAATAACAGATTCACTGGATCAGTCGCCTACTTGGCTGAACTTCCACTAACAGATTT GAACATTCAAGATAATCTGTTTAGTGGCATTCTTCCGCAGCATTTTCAATCCATACGGAATTTATG GATTGGAGAGAATAAATTCCATGTGGCCGACAACTCTCCTCCCTGGACTTTTCCGCTGGATACCGTGTCAGTTGTGCAGAACACTAGTAGCCCACCCACGACTCAGGCAAATGCCATAGAGAATTATTCCCCTCCCACAGTAAGTGAGGCTCCTCCCAGAGTAAATGAGGTTCATCCCAGGGTAAATGAGACTCCTCCCAGAGTAAGTGACGTTCTTCCCCAAGTACACGAGGCTCCTCTCAGAGTAATTAAGCACAAGAAAAATCATGTAGGTCCCGGAGGAATAGCATTTATGATTGGTGGAGGAACACTGATGGCCACAGGGGTGGCTCTCTTTGTTGCAATCCGTTTGAATAAACTTCGTCTACAGAGCCCGAACTTGAAGAGCTCAGAAAACAACCATGGTTCATTTCATTCTTATCCGACCAGTGCAACCATAG GGGTATCTTCTACCGCACTCCAGGAGAGCCCACACATTCCCCCCTTCAATTCTGCATCCTTTTTGGGTCCTGTGAGATTACTTTCCATGAACCATAACAATACCGAGGAACCATTCAAAAAAAGTTTTTCTACAAGAGGCAGATCCACTGGAATAACGAAAATTTACACGGTAGCAGAGCTCGAGTTAGCTACTAATTGCTTCAGTGAAGCCAACATTCTGGGAGAGGGATCTCTTGGTCCTGTTTATAGAGCTAATTTTCCGGATGACAAA attttggccgtgaagaagatAAACTTTTCTTTCAAAGAAGAGGAAAAGCTCTTGGATGTCATTTGCACGGTTTCCCGACTGAAGCACCCCAACATCGTAGCACTCAATGGTTACTGTTTGGATAACGGAAAGGGTTTATTTGTTTACGATTATGTTGGAAATGTCACTCTAAACGACGCTCTTCACAACGAGGCATGCAAACCTCTGTCATGGGTTCACCGTCTCCGGATTGCTCTAGGTGTGGCTCAGGCTCTACA CTATTTGCACTCAGAGTTCTGCCCTCCCGTGGCTCACGGCAATTTGAAGGCTGCCAATGTTCTACTGGATGAAAATTTGATGCCTCATGTTTGTAACTGTAGCTTGGTTACTTTGAGAGCACTGAATATCAATCAAGTTGAATTTCCG GCTAATGAGATTTATATTGAAGAGATGGGCTACGTTTCGCCAGATCATGGCCAACCAGGAACCAGCAGCAGAAAGAGAGACGTTTTTGCCTTCGGGGTGTTGCTTCTGGAACTGTTAACTGGAAAGAAAGCTTTCGATAG AGCCAGGTTAGGGGAGGAGCAATATCTGGTGAAATTGGCTCCCCCCATGCTTCCTTATAGAGCGAGTTTGGAACAACTGGTGGATCCCCGCATGAAAAGAACATTTTCATCCAAGGCTCTTTCTCGTTATGCTGATATCATCTCTCTCTGTATACAG CCTGTAAGGCAACAACGTCCTGCAATGACCGAAGTTATGGAGTCTCTTAAATCTTTATACGAAAATGAAACGAGCGATGTAGCAGATGGTACTGAACTTGATCCATTTTAG
- the LOC137814124 gene encoding squamosa promoter-binding-like protein 9 yields MGSDAAATKLSSSESLNGLKFGQKIYFEDVGLATPASSLTSAAAGVTSSSSSSSRKGRGGSVQPAQPPRCQVEGCMVDLSDAKAYYSRHKVCGMHSKSPTVIVAGLQQRFCQQCSRFHQLPEFDQGKRSCRRRLAGHNERRRKPPPSSLLTSRYARLSSSAFDNSGRGGNFLMELASYPKLSLRNSLPTSRSSELAPGSQTSTLSWHGNSETPSDIFLQGSVGGTSFAGHPPGESYPGVSDSSCALSLLSSQAWGSRNTVPSLGLNNMINFNGTPMTQLTASSHGASLHELPNTSWCFKGIDSGDCSPEVVPNLGLGHISQPLNGQLHGELDLSQQSRRHYMDLEQSRTYESAHWSL; encoded by the exons ATGGGTTCAGACGCTGCTGCCACCAAACTCTCCTCTTCTGAGTCCCTCAACGGTTTGAAATTCGGCCAAAAAATCTATTTTGAGGATGTGGGTCTGGCTACTCCAGCCTCTTCTCTTACTTCTGCTGCTGCTGGAGTtacttcttcctcttcctcttcttcaagGAAAGGAAGAGGTGGGTCTGTTCAAccagctcagcctccaaggtgTCAAGTTGAAGGGTGTATGGTAGATCTGAGTGATGCTAAAGCTTACTATTCTAGGCACAAAGTCTGTGGCATGCACTCTAAATCCCCTACAGTCATTGTTGCTGGCCTTCAACAAAGGTTTTGTCAACAGTGTAGCAG ATTTCACCAGCTTCCTGAGTTTGATCAAGGCAAAAGAAGTTGCCGCAGGCGACTAGCGGGCCATAATGAACGTCGGAGAAAGCCCCCACCCAGCTCCCTCTTAACCTCTCGCTATGCTAGACTTTCTTCATCTGCTTTTG ATAATAGTGGCAGAGGTGGCAACTTTCTGATGGAATTGGCTTCGTATCCAAAGCTTAGTCTGAGAAATTCACTTCCAACTTCTAGATCATCCGAGCTAGCTCCTGGAAGTCAAACCTCCACACTTAGCTGGCACGGCAATTCAGAGACACCATCTGACATTTTCTTGCAAGGTTCGGTGGGTGGGACAAGCTTTGCCGGTCATCCTCCAGGGGAAAGTTACCCAGGCGTCTCTGACTCGAGCTGTGCTCTCTCTCTTCTGTCAAGTCAAGCATGGGGTTCTAGAAACACAGTACCAAGTCTTGGGTTGAATAACATGATAAATTTCAATGGGACACCCATGACACAACTTACTGCTTCATCCCATGGTGCATCACTCCATGAACTTCCAAATACCTCGTGGTGTTTCAAGGGCATTGATTCTGGTGACTGTTCGCCTGAGGTGGTCCCTAATCTAGGTCTGGGTCATATTTCACAGCCACTGAATGGCCAGCTTCATGGTGAGCTGGATCTGTCTCAACAGAGCAGGAGGCATTACATGGATCTAGAACAGTCCAGGACATATGAATCTGCTCATTGGTCACTTTAA